TCAGGATTTTCCGGACTGGGAACGATAACCATTTCATGATACCACACTTCACAATTCAAGGAGTCTCCATTCAACATTTGTTCATGTCGATTGTTGTAAATGATAGCTTTCAATACTCCATTATTTAAATATCTAATGTCAGGTGAGCCGGAATAAAAAAGCAAATTCCCGAGACTATCACTAATGGAGGCTGCTGTTCCTTTAGTATTGATTCCGCTTTGAAAGACGACAGGAGAGAGTCTATTGCGAAAGTCAATCCCTGCACTGTCCCCAAAACACCATATCGTATTTTTACCTTGTCCACTTGCAAGGAAACTGGAAAGTGAAAGCATAACTAGTATGGCAATGCTCCTCATTTTTGAAGGATCAATTTATTGTATGAAACAAGCTCATTGTCGCAGTAGATTTTTAACAAATAAGTACCGGACTTTAAACCGCTCAAGTCTTCCTCCCAAATTGCTTCATTCTGATTCAAGCTGGTGCTTAGTAGCAAACGATCTTGTAAATCATTGACCTCAATTCTACAGGAACCAAAGTCTGCTAGATCCTTTGATATTATAATTTTCCCACTTGAAGGGTTGGGATAGAGTACTAGTTCAGGATCGGGAACGTCAGTCAGATTGTTGAGCTGGCGAAGTAGCGGCCCCGTCAACTCGTCATCATACTCGACATCTATAATGGCTCTGGCTATGAATACTGCCGGGCCTCCTTCAAAAGCCAACTGACTGGAAATGTTATCAAGAAGTACGGTGTCGCTACTGGAAAGGGGAAGTTCGGTTTGAATCTTCTCCACCAAATAGAGTACATCTTTAAAATTCTGCTCAATCGTGTTATCCGGTTGAAGGCTGATCAACTTTGTAATAGCCTGCAAGTAATTCTCGGTGTTTAACGCGTTCAGAATGGCTTCGATTTCCCCAACATTTCTTAGTTTCAGGTCGTCGAAAAATTGCTGGCGCTGCTGATCGGTAGGCAATCCCTGATTCATCAGCATTGAATCTTTCGAAAGTAAATGGAATGCATACTTATCAGCGAACCATTTGTTTTCAGAGTTGAAAACAAGAAAGACTATCGAATCATTAATAATCTGTTCGGCAATTTCTGAGAACAATTGAGGAAGGGTATCCGGGACACTACATGGGGACAATCCGGTAATGCTCTGGATGCTTTGGACAATGAAATTATTTCCAGGGCTGAACTTATTATTCGGGTCATTTTGGGTGTACCGATGGTAAAATTTTAAGAATAATCCATTAGCGGTACTGCCGACAACCCTATTTGCCAGCGGGATATTCCGCCACATATTATCCTGCGGCGCATTCACATCGCCTTGCTGGGGAATCGTAATGTTGAACACGTCTAACCCTCTGGCACAATTCCACAGGTCATTTCCGCAAAGGCTGGTGAGGTCACAGAAGTTCAGGCCGTTGATGCCGCTGCCAAGATTCAAGAGGTAGTTGTTGCGGATGGAGCATCCCGTGGAGCTTTCAAACCGGATACCGCGTGCCAATGTCGGGTCGGTGACCGGGCTGGTGGTCACGACGCTGTCGTCGGTGATGGTACAGTTCGAACTGTTCACCAGCCAGATTCCGTATTGCCGGGTGGTGCTGCCGGCGCCTTTGAGTTGTATAAAATTGGTGTTGATGTCCACTTCCTCACAGCCATTCAGGTAAATGCCCTTGAGCTGATCCATCATGTGGTTATTGGAGACGGATGCTGTCGTAACTCCGGGCAGCCGGTTTTGCAGTTTTATCGACCAATTGACAGCTGCGTTGTATAAGGGCGAAGTGTTGAGGTTAGACGGGCTCGAAAATGTATTGTCACGGATAGTCGTGCTGCTGGCCAGGCGGGGCTCTGAAACGGTAATGCCGTTGAGGTAGTGGGTGATCGAGTTATCGTGAATGTTCACATCTACAGCGACCGGATTTACAACAGAAACCGCAGCATATCGCAAGGAGTCAAAGGATGATCCGGAAACGGTGGTTTGGATGCTGTTCCTGGCTTGTACTCCGTACCCGCAATCGGTAAAACTACTGCCTTGTATTGTAAGGGAGACCGGGCTGCCGGATTGGTTCAGCGAGTAGATTCCAAAACCATCGTTTTCCCAGGTGTAGGATGCCGCTCTTGCATTGCCGTAGGCATAAGCATGGCGGCGCATATGGCGGAAGGCACAGGCCTGCAGGGTGATCGAACTGTTTTCTGAACGGACACCGTAATAGAGATGCCGGAACTGGTTGGCATTAATCGTCCAACCGTTCAAGCCGGATGTTTCAATCCCGCTGTAGGCATATCCGCCATCTTTTGTCTGAGCAGGAAGGCCATTGCCGTCTTCACAGGTAAAGGTACAGCCGCTGACCACCGAGCTCAGCGCAGCTCCGGAGCCGTAGAGGACAATCGACTGCCGGTTTCTGTTAAAGACCGAATTGGTGACTGAGATCCGGGAACCGGCAGAATCGGCAATCGCCATTTGTGCATCTTCTATCGTATCGCCGCTCAGGATGAGCAAGCCGGTGCTGTCCGCAAAGGAAATCCCGCCCCACAGGGCATTGCAGGCAGAAAGCCGGCTGTTCTGAATGGTCAGCGTCCTGCCCGGGGAGATGAGGATGCGGGAGTTGTCACCCATCAACAGGCTGGAGTTGGTAATGGTGAAGTTAGTATTTACAACCAAATCCCCGGCGATACTGATCGTCCGGCCGGTCCAATTGGTAAAATGCGAGGTGCTGTCGCTGCCCAGGATCGTGGTATCCTGCGCAGGACAACACTGGTAAAGCCGGATGGTCGCCGTGTCATACCCATCGCAGCCCGAAGCGCTGATCATGTGCACGGAGATTTGAAAACTGGAATCCGACACCGGATGGACGTTGTAGTTGCCATAGGTGGTCGTGAAGCTGCCATTGTAGTTCCACTCGTACAGGCAACCCAGGCAGTACTGTGTGGGGGTTAAAAGAAAAGAATCCTGTGCACAGATGGTACGGGTGCCATCCAGGGTGCTGATGTGCGGATTGGCCGTAAATCCGACAATCGGTACGCTGAAACTCTTATAGCTGGTCTGCTGGCATTGGTTGGACTGTGTCACGGTGACATAATATCGATACCCGCCTGCCGCGCTTGCAATGATGGAGGCGGTTGTGTCTCCGGTAATCCAGGAGAAACGGGCTCCCGGAGAGGTGACCCGGATCTCTGCCGAATCGCTGTTGTAGCAACTGGTGGTAAATGCGATAGCAGGGTTGGGAAGCACATTCACCGCAATGGAATTGCTGCTGCCGCTGCAGGTCCCGTTGCCCGTGATCAGACACTGATATGTTCCGGCTTGATTGGCGATGATGGTGCTGGCGTTGCTGACTGCAATGGGAAGGCCATTCCTGAGCCAGGAGAAGGCCGTCCCGCCCGAGGCCTGTAGCACAACATTGCCGCCCTGGCAGAATGTCGTGGGCGATGTGGCAGAGATGGAAGGGCCATTGAGGACAATAACACTGTCTGCAAAAGAATAAGAGCATCCGCCATAGTTCAGGGTCAACACCACCCGATAAGGTGAACCGTTCCGGCTGAGGTAGTGGGAGGGCAATTGAAGGTTGGTTTGCGTTAGTGGGTAATTGCCGGTTCTTCCCGTATCGGAAGCAACAAGGGTTTGGGCATTGTCAAATATGCTGAGTTCATAGGTTATGTCCTGTTCCAGCGGACCCTGATAGGTAAACCGCAGGCTGTCACCCGATGAGCCGTTGGTGCAAAGCGGTGAGTTGGTCCTGAACAGGCGGGGGTTCTTCAGGGAGTCCACCATGAAGTAGGACTGGAAGTACACAAAACCACCCGGCTCAAGGGAGTTGTCGGAAGCCGAACCGAAATTGGTCCCATTCTCCACCCGCCAACGATCATAGAAATCCCGTTCCTCCACGAAGATGTTATTGAAGTATTTATTCCTCAGCCAAATGCCCAGGTAATCGATGTACCCGCTCATGGGAAAAGTCTCTGTGGATATATACGGGTGATAGTCGGTGCCTCCGATGGTAAGCGAATCCGCATAAGCCCGTATCTGACCGCCATAATTGGTATAACAGCCATCCGGTGTCGCTCCGTAATGGACCGCCATTATTCTGTCGGCAAGCCGCGGGAGCGTTCCATCTGCTGTTCCGTCGAGTTGACGTATGATCGCCTGTTGAGTAGTATCAACTCCTCCGCCAAAGGAGGATCTTACGTAAACGGATGTCCGCAAAGGATGAGTGTGCGTGGCATTGTAATTCGCTTCCAGGGTTCGCATGTGTTGCAGATCCTGGAGTGATGTTGGGAAGTTCCCTCCCGTATTCCACCATTCGTTCTCATAGCAGAGATAATCAAAGTAGTAGTTGCACACACCGCTCTGACGAAACAAGACATCGTAAAAGAACTTCATCAGCATGGCGCGTGGTAGCAGGGAGTCGCCCTGATAAAAGGTATTTGTCAGCAGGAAATGCAAGGCGCTGTCGCTTTGTGCAATACTCGCTCCCAGGGCACTGTCAAGTGTCAGGCCGGGTGAATACTGAATGCGCTGCCGTGCAATAGAGGTATCCGATGTCACGTCGAAAAAGAACGAGTCGATACCGCCAGCCACCCCGATCTCTGTTATGCAGTATTGATTCCTTGCCTTGTTCATGAAATTGCAAAGCAACTCAACCAGTTTGACTCCGTTCACATCCGAATTAGGCGTGTCGTTGTACCGGAACACCGGATACAGGTCGTAGAGCGACAAAGAAGTAATATGATGCTCTCTGGCGTATTCCAACAGCGAGTCCTCCCGTGCACTATTGCCTAGCACGGAAAAGTCGAGGTTCAGTTTAGGGTATCCGTCATTCAACGACTTCGGGGTGAAGCTTGCGAAATTCCCGCACAGCATACCCCGGTTTGGGTCATGTGCCTGACTGCTGGCATCAACAGGAATACACAGTAACAGTAAAAGCAATCGCAAAAATGAATTGAAACCGGAGGTAAGTTGGAGTGAATGCATTTTGATGAAAATTTTGAGTTTGTTAGTTCAATGTAGAAAATAAATTGACTTGACCCAATCACTTTTCAATCAAGGGTAATGCTTATTAAAACGAGACGAGGAGTTAGCCCTTGGCTCCACTTCCATTCCGTTAAAACCCTGGAACAATTAATTTGACTTACTTCAAATCGGGACGAATGAACTTCGGTCTGCTGAACAATTCCCCTTACTGGCTGTTTCAGATAGCTGTTGGAGAAAATGAATCCTGCAGCCATCACCCTCGTCCAGTTATCGTCCGGCCCTACAATAGGCGCCCCGAAAGCTCCGTTTACTGCCGGTCGGCACCCGCAGGTTCATGCCTTTCGTCCATCCGGTAAGCAGCCTGCAACCCGCTCCAAACAAGGACTTTCCCCGAATTTTCCTATCTTTGTAGTTCCCCCTCAAAAAATGGACGGAAAACCAGGTAATTTACTGAAAACCATCACTTTCCCCGAGGATTTGCGCAAGCTCCCGGAGAAGGACCTGGATCAGGTGACCCGAGAATTGCGGGATTATATCATCGACGTGGTTTCCGTGAACGGAGGTCATTTTGGCGCCTCCCTCGGGGTCGTCGAACTTACCGTCGCCCTTCATTACGTCTTCAATACTCCCCATGACCAACTGGTCTGGGACGTCGGCCACCAGGCTTACGGCCACAAGATCCTGACCGGTCGCCGCGAGGTGTTTCATACCAACCGGATCTACAAAGGCATCAGCGGTTTTCCGAAACGTTCGGAAAGTCCGTACGACACCTTCGGCGTCGGCCATTCATCTACGTCCATCTCGGCCGCCCTCGGCATGGCCGTGGCGTCGCGCCTGAAAGGGGAGAAAGACCGTCAGCACATCGCCGTCATCGGCGACGGCGCCATGACCGCCGGCATGGCCTTCGAAGCGCTCAACCACGCGGGTGTGGAGAACAGCAACGTGCTGGTCATTCTCAACGACAACTGCATGAGCATCGACCCCAACGTGGGCGCGCTCAAGGAATACCTCACCGACATCACCACTTCCCATGCCTACAACAAGGTGAAGGACGAGGTGTGGAAGATGCTCGGCAAGATCAGCAAGTTCGGACCCAACGCGCAGGAAGTCGTCTCCAAAGTGGAGAACGCGATCAAGACGACGCTGCTGAAGCAAAGCAATCTGTTCGAATCCCTCCGCTTCCGGTACTTCGGTCCGGTCGACGGCCACGATGTGCACCGACTTGTGAAGGTGATGCGCGATCTGCGCGACATCCCCGGCCCCAAGATCCTCCATTGCCTCACGGTGAAAGGGAAGGGCTACGAACTCGCCGAGAAGGACCAGACCAAGTGGCATGCACCGGGTCTGTTCGATAAGATCACCGGCGAGATCTTCAAGCCGACGAACGATAAACCCCAGCCGCCCAAATACCAGGACGTGTTCGGACATACCATCGTCGAACTGGCGGAGAAGAACCCGAAGATCGTCGGGGTGACCCCGGCCATGCCCTCCGGCTGTTCGCTCAACATCATGATGAAAGCGATGCCGGAACGCGCGTTCGACGTGGGCATCGCCGAGCAACACGCCGTTACGTTCTCCGCCGGCATGGCGACCCAGGGACTCGTCCCCTTCTGCAACATCTACTCTTCGTTCATGCAGCGTGCCTACGACCAGGTCGTACACGACGCTGCCTTGCAGAAACTCAAGGTCATTTTCTGCCTCGACCGTGGCGGACTCGCCGGTGCCGACGGGCCCACGCACCACGGCGCGTTCGACCTCGCCTACTTCCGCTGCATCCCCAACATGATCGTCAGCGCCCCGATGAACGAAGAAGAATTGCGCAACCTGATGTACACCGCGCAGCTCGACGAAACACCGGGTCCGTTCTCGATCCGTTACCCGCGCGGCAACGGTGTCATGGTCGACTGGCGCAAGCCGTTCCAGAAAGTACCCGTCGGTAAAGGTCGAAAGGTCCGCGATGGCGAAGAGGTCGCCATCCTCACCATCGGCCATCCGGGCAACTTCGCCGTGAAGGCCTGCGAGGAACTCGACCGCGAAGGATTCCATCCGGCGCACTACGACATGCGCTACGTGAAGCCGCTCGACGAAGAATTACTCCACGAGATTTTCTCCCGATTTAAAAAGATCGTGACCGTTGAAGACGGTTGCCTCATGGGCGGGTTCGGCAGCGCCGTCGCCGAATTCATGATCACCCACAACTACCAGGCATCCATCACCCGCCTCGGCATCCCCGACGAGTTCATCGAACACGGTGAACAAAAGGAGCTGTGGAACGAGTGCGGCTTCGATAGCGAGGCCATCAAAAAGGCGGTCCGTCAGACCGTCGGTGAAGGCATTTACGCCTGATTTTTCACCTATTTTATCCTATCATCTGCCCAATTGAGGGGTCATTTCGTCACTATTTGAGGATGATGAAGTAACTTTTTAATTATCTTTTTGCACCCTTACTGAAAATCCTCTGCCCAATGGCACCGCATCCACACCCGGGAAAGCGGTTCATTTCTATTCTTGAACCGATTCGACTACTGTTTTGTATAATTATTCTGCTGCTTTCTATCGCAGAAACGGCCAAGGCACAGACGTATAATATGGCGGCAGGTACCATCAATACCTGCGGCGGTACTTTTTACGATCCGGGTGGCTCTGGTTCCAACTACGGCAACAACCTCAACATCACCGAGACCTTTTGCTCGAATGCCGGTACCTGCATTCAGGTCGCCTTTACCGCGTTCAATACACAGGGAGGAAACGACGTCCTCACGATCTACGATGGACCCGGCACGGCATCGCCTGTTATCGGCTCTTTCTCCGGAAACGGCGGATCGCCGGGAACCGTCACCTCGAGTACGGGCTGCCTGACTTTTCAGTTTATCACGAACGGTAGTACGACGCGTTCCGGATGGGCCGCAACGATTTCCTGTGTGCCATGCGGATCGACCATCCTCATGAACAACACGGCAGTGAATGTGTGCAGTGGAATTTTCTATGACTCCGGCGGTTCCGGCTCCAACTACGGTAACAACCAGAATTTCACCAAGACCTTTTGTTCGCCTACCGCGGGGATGTGTGTACAGTTGGTCTTCACGTCCTTCAATATTTCGAACAACGACTATCTCTACGCGTATGATGGCAATAGTGTCGCATCACCCTTGATCGGGCAGTATACCGGGACGGCTCTGCCACCTACTTTACTCGCCAGTAGCGGATGCTTGACGATTCGTTTCACATCCAACAACGCCGGTAACTCCTCGGGTTGGCAGGCAATTCTCAGTTGTGAACCTTGTCCGACGCCACCAGGCGCCGCAACTTATACCCATCCTACCGCCGGCCAGCAGAACACGTATGTGGGGACCAACATGGTTGCAACCTGTGGAGGCACTTATACCGACAATGGTGGCACTGGAAGCAACTACTCGAACAACATCAACGGCATCTACCGGACCTTTTGCCCCAATACCGCAGGCAACTGCATGCGTGCAACTTTCTGGTCGTTCGATGTCGAACCTGCTGGAATCTTCCTGTATGACTATCTCACCATCCGGAACGGGCCTACGCAAAACAGTCCCGAGTTCGGTGGTGCCGGAGCATCCACCTGGTATGGAACCGCCACCAGTTATGCCGCCTGCATGGGTGCCGGACTAGGTCCGTACATATCAACAGACCAAAGCGGATGTCTGACATTCGCCTTTACTTCCGATGTGGTGACCAACCGGGCCGGTTGGGTGGTGACCCTCGACTGTGTTCCCTGCGCGAACGGACCGAACGGCACCGATAACAGCGATTGCCGTTCACCTTCTCCGATCTGTAGCGACGTTTCCTTCAGTGACGCAAGTACGGGGCCCGGCATCGTCTCCGATGGCGGCGGCGGATGTGTGCTCGCGGAGAATTTTTCGAACTGGTACAAGATCACCGTTGCCAATTCCGGAACCCTGGGTTTACGCATCGTTCCTAACGTGGCAGCAGACGATTATGACTTCGCCCTCTACCAGGCAACATCCTGTGCCGGACTTGGCAGTCCGGTGCGTTGTTCCTATGCCTCGAACACCGGTAATACCGGAATGGACAACGCGCTTAACCTTACCACCAATACCGCAATCTGCGGCCCGGCCAATAACGGATCCGATGTATCGGAGGATGTTTGCGGAAACGGCTGGGTGAATGACCTCGCCGTGACCACGGGACAGAACTATTATCTGCTGGTCAACAAGTGGACCCCCGGCGGTAGCGGTTTTACTTTGGACTGGGTGCTTGCCGGGGGCGCAACACTCAATTGCAGTGTGCTCCCGATCGAGTTGCTGAACTTTACAGCGGAGGCGAAGAACGATCGCGTCGACCTGCAATGGTCGACCAGTTCGGAAACCAACAACAGCTACTTCACCGTAGAACGCAGCCAGGATGCCCGCACATTCGAACCGATTCAGATTGTGCCGGGTGCAGGCAATAGTTCCTCGGAACGTTATTACCTGAGTTCCGATTTCGAGCCGTTGCCAGGGATCAGCTACTATCGCCTGCGGCAGACGGATTTCGACGGCAAGTTCACCTTTTCCGAACCGGTCGCGGTGCGCTATTCCAACACCGTGAAATCACTCACCCTCGTACCGAACCCGGCAAATGACCAGGTTCGGGTGATCTTCGAGAG
This genomic stretch from Bacteroidota bacterium harbors:
- a CDS encoding T9SS type A sorting domain-containing protein; translated protein: MHSLQLTSGFNSFLRLLLLLLCIPVDASSQAHDPNRGMLCGNFASFTPKSLNDGYPKLNLDFSVLGNSAREDSLLEYAREHHITSLSLYDLYPVFRYNDTPNSDVNGVKLVELLCNFMNKARNQYCITEIGVAGGIDSFFFDVTSDTSIARQRIQYSPGLTLDSALGASIAQSDSALHFLLTNTFYQGDSLLPRAMLMKFFYDVLFRQSGVCNYYFDYLCYENEWWNTGGNFPTSLQDLQHMRTLEANYNATHTHPLRTSVYVRSSFGGGVDTTQQAIIRQLDGTADGTLPRLADRIMAVHYGATPDGCYTNYGGQIRAYADSLTIGGTDYHPYISTETFPMSGYIDYLGIWLRNKYFNNIFVEERDFYDRWRVENGTNFGSASDNSLEPGGFVYFQSYFMVDSLKNPRLFRTNSPLCTNGSSGDSLRFTYQGPLEQDITYELSIFDNAQTLVASDTGRTGNYPLTQTNLQLPSHYLSRNGSPYRVVLTLNYGGCSYSFADSVIVLNGPSISATSPTTFCQGGNVVLQASGGTAFSWLRNGLPIAVSNASTIIANQAGTYQCLITGNGTCSGSSNSIAVNVLPNPAIAFTTSCYNSDSAEIRVTSPGARFSWITGDTTASIIASAAGGYRYYVTVTQSNQCQQTSYKSFSVPIVGFTANPHISTLDGTRTICAQDSFLLTPTQYCLGCLYEWNYNGSFTTTYGNYNVHPVSDSSFQISVHMISASGCDGYDTATIRLYQCCPAQDTTILGSDSTSHFTNWTGRTISIAGDLVVNTNFTITNSSLLMGDNSRILISPGRTLTIQNSRLSACNALWGGISFADSTGLLILSGDTIEDAQMAIADSAGSRISVTNSVFNRNRQSIVLYGSGAALSSVVSGCTFTCEDGNGLPAQTKDGGYAYSGIETSGLNGWTINANQFRHLYYGVRSENSSITLQACAFRHMRRHAYAYGNARAASYTWENDGFGIYSLNQSGSPVSLTIQGSSFTDCGYGVQARNSIQTTVSGSSFDSLRYAAVSVVNPVAVDVNIHDNSITHYLNGITVSEPRLASSTTIRDNTFSSPSNLNTSPLYNAAVNWSIKLQNRLPGVTTASVSNNHMMDQLKGIYLNGCEEVDINTNFIQLKGAGSTTRQYGIWLVNSSNCTITDDSVVTTSPVTDPTLARGIRFESSTGCSIRNNYLLNLGSGINGLNFCDLTSLCGNDLWNCARGLDVFNITIPQQGDVNAPQDNMWRNIPLANRVVGSTANGLFLKFYHRYTQNDPNNKFSPGNNFIVQSIQSITGLSPCSVPDTLPQLFSEIAEQIINDSIVFLVFNSENKWFADKYAFHLLSKDSMLMNQGLPTDQQRQQFFDDLKLRNVGEIEAILNALNTENYLQAITKLISLQPDNTIEQNFKDVLYLVEKIQTELPLSSSDTVLLDNISSQLAFEGGPAVFIARAIIDVEYDDELTGPLLRQLNNLTDVPDPELVLYPNPSSGKIIISKDLADFGSCRIEVNDLQDRLLLSTSLNQNEAIWEEDLSGLKSGTYLLKIYCDNELVSYNKLILQK
- a CDS encoding 1-deoxy-D-xylulose-5-phosphate synthase, which gives rise to MDGKPGNLLKTITFPEDLRKLPEKDLDQVTRELRDYIIDVVSVNGGHFGASLGVVELTVALHYVFNTPHDQLVWDVGHQAYGHKILTGRREVFHTNRIYKGISGFPKRSESPYDTFGVGHSSTSISAALGMAVASRLKGEKDRQHIAVIGDGAMTAGMAFEALNHAGVENSNVLVILNDNCMSIDPNVGALKEYLTDITTSHAYNKVKDEVWKMLGKISKFGPNAQEVVSKVENAIKTTLLKQSNLFESLRFRYFGPVDGHDVHRLVKVMRDLRDIPGPKILHCLTVKGKGYELAEKDQTKWHAPGLFDKITGEIFKPTNDKPQPPKYQDVFGHTIVELAEKNPKIVGVTPAMPSGCSLNIMMKAMPERAFDVGIAEQHAVTFSAGMATQGLVPFCNIYSSFMQRAYDQVVHDAALQKLKVIFCLDRGGLAGADGPTHHGAFDLAYFRCIPNMIVSAPMNEEELRNLMYTAQLDETPGPFSIRYPRGNGVMVDWRKPFQKVPVGKGRKVRDGEEVAILTIGHPGNFAVKACEELDREGFHPAHYDMRYVKPLDEELLHEIFSRFKKIVTVEDGCLMGGFGSAVAEFMITHNYQASITRLGIPDEFIEHGEQKELWNECGFDSEAIKKAVRQTVGEGIYA
- a CDS encoding T9SS type A sorting domain-containing protein; amino-acid sequence: MAPHPHPGKRFISILEPIRLLFCIIILLLSIAETAKAQTYNMAAGTINTCGGTFYDPGGSGSNYGNNLNITETFCSNAGTCIQVAFTAFNTQGGNDVLTIYDGPGTASPVIGSFSGNGGSPGTVTSSTGCLTFQFITNGSTTRSGWAATISCVPCGSTILMNNTAVNVCSGIFYDSGGSGSNYGNNQNFTKTFCSPTAGMCVQLVFTSFNISNNDYLYAYDGNSVASPLIGQYTGTALPPTLLASSGCLTIRFTSNNAGNSSGWQAILSCEPCPTPPGAATYTHPTAGQQNTYVGTNMVATCGGTYTDNGGTGSNYSNNINGIYRTFCPNTAGNCMRATFWSFDVEPAGIFLYDYLTIRNGPTQNSPEFGGAGASTWYGTATSYAACMGAGLGPYISTDQSGCLTFAFTSDVVTNRAGWVVTLDCVPCANGPNGTDNSDCRSPSPICSDVSFSDASTGPGIVSDGGGGCVLAENFSNWYKITVANSGTLGLRIVPNVAADDYDFALYQATSCAGLGSPVRCSYASNTGNTGMDNALNLTTNTAICGPANNGSDVSEDVCGNGWVNDLAVTTGQNYYLLVNKWTPGGSGFTLDWVLAGGATLNCSVLPIELLNFTAEAKNDRVDLQWSTSSETNNSYFTVERSQDARTFEPIQIVPGAGNSSSERYYLSSDFEPLPGISYYRLRQTDFDGKFTFSEPVAVRYSNTVKSLTLVPNPANDQVRVIFESGVEAGGTLRVFSLEGKLMEQQALQMRRGTNSLNLELTDWKSGSYLVELVTADGVLRQRLIRN